In Hippocampus zosterae strain Florida chromosome 3, ASM2543408v3, whole genome shotgun sequence, a genomic segment contains:
- the LOC127598085 gene encoding ELKS/Rab6-interacting/CAST family member 1-like isoform X6, with product MYGSARSVGRGDANHSGGRDAGGVSNQGSGRSPRLPRSPRMGHRRTNSTGGSGGGPGGAGGKTLSMENIQSLNAAYATSGPMYLSDNEVAMGEHLPKSVGGAVTTMGRQRVTYGSRSGGGGGVVAASTPNISTSVPSSTVLPVGLMTSEGLAFGDHHMASTVPYSLRQARDNTILDLQAQLKEVLRENELLRREVEVKESKLSSSMNSIKTFWSPELKKERALRKDEVSKISVWKEQYRVIQDEAQHLQMTVQALQDELRIQRDLNQLLQQDPAIQGRDLTLASELTEENFRRLHCEHDRQAKELFLLRKTLEEMELRIDTQKQTLGARDESIKKLLEMLQSRGPSAKASEEDQERTRRLADAEMHRHHLESLLDQRDREITALREELHRRYEGTPESTKTKALQTVIDMKDAKINSMERSLRDMEEELLLMKSNGLLSCEERQEEMKQMEVYRSHTKFMKSKMDQVKQDLSRKDTELLGLQTKLETLTNQFSDSKQHIEVLKESLTAKEQRAAILQTEVDALRLRLEEKEATLNKKSKQIQEVSEEKGTLSGEIHDLKDMLEVKERKVNVLQKKIENLQEQLRDKEKQMSNLKERVKSLQADTSNTDTALTTLEESLAEKERIIERLKEQRDRDDREKTEELECTKKELKELKERLSLLQGDLSDRETSILDLKEHASSLASSGLKKDSKLKSLEIALEQKREECLKLDNHLKRAQNEALEAQANTELAERIKSLEQEVARHKEDSGKAQAEVDRLLEILREMENEKNDKDKKITELEGYVFSCMKDQTMKVASLKHKEQVEKSKNARLMEEAKKREDNMSESSLQDSLRQKSERIEELEEALRESVQITAEREMVLAQEEAARSLQEKRMEELLGAMEKVKQELESMRAKLSSTQQSLCEKEAHLTTLRAERRKHLEEVLEMKQEALLAAISEKDANIALLELSSSKKKKTQDEVSLLKREKDRLVQQLKQQTQNRMKLMADNYEDEHLKTAPDQTNHKPSPDQMITPVVALCQNRSKLKLYIAHLTDLCYDRDPSILSQHTPPAHYHRSEPDNWEEELLKMPVEQLEKELELCEKESSELQEYANCVLQQIADCCPDILEQVVNALEESC from the exons ATGTATGGTAGCGCCCGCTCGGTCGGCAGAGGAGATGCCAACCACAGTGGAGGCAGGGATGCAGGCGGGGTCAGTAATCAGGGATCAGGACGCTCCCCTCGCCTCCCTCGCTCCCCCCGCATGGGCCACCGTCGCACTAACAGCACTGGGGGCAGTGGAGGAGGTCCCGGAGGTGCGGGGGGCAAGACACTTTCGATGGAGAACATCCAGTCCCTCAATGCAGCATATGCCACCTCTGGACCGATGTACCTGAGCGACAATGAGGTGGCCATGGGTGAGCACCTCCCCAAAAGTGTAGGTGGGGCCGTGACCACCATGGGACGGCAGCGGGTGACCTACGGATCGAGgagtggcggcggtggcggcgtggTGGCGGCGAGCACACCCAACATCTCCACCTCAGTGCCTTCGAGCACGGTACTGCCTGTTGGCCTGATGACAAGCGAGGGTTTGGCTTTTGGGGACCACCACATGGCATCCACGGTACCCTATTCTTTAAGGCAGGCGAGGGACAACACAATACTTGACCTTCAGGCCCAACTCAAAGAG GTTCTACGGGAAAACGAATTATTGCGGCGGGAAGTGGAAGTCAAAGAAAGCAAGTTGAGCTCATCCATGAATTCCATCAAGACATTTTGGAGTCCAGAGCTGAAAAAGGAGCGAGCGCTCCGCAAAGATGAGGTGTCAAAGATCTCTGTGTGGAAGGAACAATACCGCGTGATTCAAGACGAAGCTCAG CACCTCCAGATGACTGTGCAGGCGCTCCAGGATGAGCTAAGGATCCAGCGGGACCTTAACCAGCTGCTCCAGCAAGACCCTGCAATCCAAGGTCGGGATCTGACCCTGGCGTCAGAACTGACTGAGGAGAACTTTAGGCGACTGCATTGTGAGCACGACAGGCAGGCCAAGGAGCTTTTTCTCCTTCGGAAAACCTTGGAGGAGATGGAGCTGAGAATTGACACGCAGAAGCAAACTCTGGGGGCCCGAGATGAATCCATCAAGAAACTCCTCGAGATGTTGCAAAGCAGAG GTCCATCTGCTAAGGCTTCAGAGGAGGACCAGGAGCGCACCAGGAGACTGGCCGATGCAGAGATGCACCGCCATCACCTGGAAAGTTTATTGGATCAGCGAGACAGAGAAATAACTGCGTTAAGAGAA GAGCTGCATCGTAGATATGAAGGAACACCGGAATCCACCAAAACGAAGGCTCTACAAACAGTGATTGACATGAAG GATGCAAAGATCAACTCAATGGAACGAAGCCTCAGGGACATGGAGGAGGAGCTGCTCTTGATGAAGTCTAATGGACTTCTGAGCTGTGAGGAGCGTCAGGAGGAGATGAAGCAAATGGAGGTTTACCGCAGCCACACCAAGTTCATGAAGAGCAAG ATGGACCAGGTGAAGCAGGACCTCTCTAGGAAGGACACTGAGCTGCTCGGCCTGCAGACGAAGTTGGAGACGCTCACCAACCAGTTTTCAGACAGCAAACAGCACATTGAAGTTCTCAAGGAGTCGCTTACTGCCAAGGAACAAAGGGCTGCCATTTTACAGACGGAG GTGGATGCCTTGCGCCTGCGCTTGGAAGAGAAGGAGGCCACTCTGAATAAGAAGAGCAAGCAGATCCAAGAAGTGTCCGAAGAGAAAGGCACGCTCAGCGGAGAGATCCATGACCTAAAGGACATGCTTGAAGTGAAGGAGCGCAAAGTCAACGTTCTTCAGAAGAAG ATTGAGAACCTGCAGGAGCAGCTGAGGGACAAGGAAAAGCAAATGAGCAACCTAAAGGAGAGGGTTAAGTCTTTGCAGGCTGACACATCCAACACAGATACCGCCCTCACCACTCTGGAGGAGTCTCTTGCTGAAAAG GAACGAATCATAGAACGACTTAAGGAGCAGCGAGACAGAGATGACCGAGAGAAGACGGAGGAGCTGGAGTGCACCAAGAAAGAACTTAAAGAATTGAAGGAGAGGCTGAGCTTACTGCAAGGAGACCTGTCAGACAGAGAG ACGTCTATTTTGGACCTGAAGGAGCATGCGTCATCGCTGGCCTCCTCTGGCCTGAAAAAGGACTCCAAACTTAAAAGTCTGGAGATCGCCCTTGAGCAGAAGAGAGAGGAGTGTCTCAAACTGGATAACCACCTTAAGAGA GCTCAGAATGAAGCTCTGGAGGCTCAGGCCAACACTGAGCTGGCAGAGCGCATTAAGAGCCTGGAACAGGAAGTTGCCCGCCACAAAGAGGATTCTGGGAAAGCACAAGCCGAGGTAGACCGCCTGCTAGAGATCCTCCGGGAaatggaaaatgagaaaaatgacaaagacaagAAGATCACCGAGCTGGAGGGGTACGtctttagttgt ATGAAAGACCAGACAATGAAGGTGGCATCTCTGAAGCACAAGGAGCAGGTGGAGAAAAGCAAAAATGCCCGACTGATGGAGGAGGCCAAGAAGCGTGAGGATAACATGTCTGAGAGCTCGCTGCAG GACTCTTTGCGTCAGAAGTCGGAGCGCatcgaggagctggaggaggcctTGAGAGAGAGTGTTCAGATCACCGCGGAGCGAGAGATGGTGCTGGCCCAGGAGGAGGCTGCCAGGTCCCTGCAGGAGAAACGG ATGGAGGAGCTGTTAGGGGCCATGGAGAAGGTGAAGCAAGAGTTAGAATCCATGCGCGCCAAACTGTCCTCCACCCAGCAGTCTCTCTGCGAAAAGGAAGCCCACCTCACCACCCTGCGAGCCGAGCGCAGAAAGCACCTGGAGGAGGTGCTTGAGATGAA GCAGGAGGCACTGTTGGCGGCCATCAGTGAGAAGGATGCAAATATTGCCCTGCTGGAGTTGTCGTCctccaagaagaaaaagacccAGGACGAAGTGTCTTTGTTGAAACGAGAGAAAGATCGACTGGTGCAACAGCTCAAGCAGCAG ACTCAGAACCGCATGAAGTTGATGGCTGACAACTATGAGGACGAGCACCTGAAGACAGCCCCCGACCAGACAAACCACAAGCCCTCCCCAGACCAG ATGATTACCCCTGTTGTAGCCCTGTGCCAGAACCGCAGCAAGCTCAAGCTCTACATCGCCCATTTGACCGACCTCTGTTACGACCGCGACCCGAGCATCCTCAGCCAGCACACGCCGCCCGCCCACTACCACCGCAGCGAACCGGATAACTGGGAGGAGGAGCTCCTGAAGATGCCGGTGGAACAG TTGGAGAAGGAGCTGGAGCTGTGCGAAAAGGAGAGCAGTGAGCTGCAGGAGTACGCCAACTGTGTCCTGCAGCAAATCGCCGACTGCTGCCCTGACATCTTGGAGCAGGTTGTCAATGCTCTGGAGGAGTCGTGCTGA
- the LOC127598085 gene encoding ELKS/Rab6-interacting/CAST family member 1-like isoform X3, which produces MYGSARSVGRGDANHSGGRDAGGVSNQGSGRSPRLPRSPRMGHRRTNSTGGSGGGPGGAGGKTLSMENIQSLNAAYATSGPMYLSDNEVAMGEHLPKSVGGAVTTMGRQRVTYGSRSGGGGGVVAASTPNISTSVPSSTVLPVGLMTSEGLAFGDHHMASTVPYSLRQARDNTILDLQAQLKEVLRENELLRREVEVKESKLSSSMNSIKTFWSPELKKERALRKDEVSKISVWKEQYRVIQDEAQHLQMTVQALQDELRIQRDLNQLLQQDPAIQGRDLTLASELTEENFRRLHCEHDRQAKELFLLRKTLEEMELRIDTQKQTLGARDESIKKLLEMLQSRGPSAKASEEDQERTRRLADAEMHRHHLESLLDQRDREITALREELHRRYEGTPESTKTKALQTVIDMKDAKINSMERSLRDMEEELLLMKSNGLLSCEERQEEMKQMEVYRSHTKFMKSKMDQVKQDLSRKDTELLGLQTKLETLTNQFSDSKQHIEVLKESLTAKEQRAAILQTEVDALRLRLEEKEATLNKKSKQIQEVSEEKGTLSGEIHDLKDMLEVKERKVNVLQKKIENLQEQLRDKEKQMSNLKERVKSLQADTSNTDTALTTLEESLAEKERIIERLKEQRDRDDREKTEELECTKKELKELKERLSLLQGDLSDRETSILDLKEHASSLASSGLKKDSKLKSLEIALEQKREECLKLDNHLKRAQNEALEAQANTELAERIKSLEQEVARHKEDSGKAQAEVDRLLEILREMENEKNDKDKKITELEGYVFSCMKDQTMKVASLKHKEQVEKSKNARLMEEAKKREDNMSESSLQDSLRQKSERIEELEEALRESVQITAEREMVLAQEEAARSLQEKRKYSVNAMHESNLAHLTRSKMEELLGAMEKVKQELESMRAKLSSTQQSLCEKEAHLTTLRAERRKHLEEVLEMKQEALLAAISEKDANIALLELSSSKKKKTQDEVSLLKREKDRLVQQLKQQTQNRMKLMADNYEDEHLKTAPDQTNHKPSPDQMITPVVALCQNRSKLKLYIAHLTDLCYDRDPSILSQHTPPAHYHRSEPDNWEEELLKMPVEQLEKELELCEKESSELQEYANCVLQQIADCCPDILEQVVNALEESC; this is translated from the exons ATGTATGGTAGCGCCCGCTCGGTCGGCAGAGGAGATGCCAACCACAGTGGAGGCAGGGATGCAGGCGGGGTCAGTAATCAGGGATCAGGACGCTCCCCTCGCCTCCCTCGCTCCCCCCGCATGGGCCACCGTCGCACTAACAGCACTGGGGGCAGTGGAGGAGGTCCCGGAGGTGCGGGGGGCAAGACACTTTCGATGGAGAACATCCAGTCCCTCAATGCAGCATATGCCACCTCTGGACCGATGTACCTGAGCGACAATGAGGTGGCCATGGGTGAGCACCTCCCCAAAAGTGTAGGTGGGGCCGTGACCACCATGGGACGGCAGCGGGTGACCTACGGATCGAGgagtggcggcggtggcggcgtggTGGCGGCGAGCACACCCAACATCTCCACCTCAGTGCCTTCGAGCACGGTACTGCCTGTTGGCCTGATGACAAGCGAGGGTTTGGCTTTTGGGGACCACCACATGGCATCCACGGTACCCTATTCTTTAAGGCAGGCGAGGGACAACACAATACTTGACCTTCAGGCCCAACTCAAAGAG GTTCTACGGGAAAACGAATTATTGCGGCGGGAAGTGGAAGTCAAAGAAAGCAAGTTGAGCTCATCCATGAATTCCATCAAGACATTTTGGAGTCCAGAGCTGAAAAAGGAGCGAGCGCTCCGCAAAGATGAGGTGTCAAAGATCTCTGTGTGGAAGGAACAATACCGCGTGATTCAAGACGAAGCTCAG CACCTCCAGATGACTGTGCAGGCGCTCCAGGATGAGCTAAGGATCCAGCGGGACCTTAACCAGCTGCTCCAGCAAGACCCTGCAATCCAAGGTCGGGATCTGACCCTGGCGTCAGAACTGACTGAGGAGAACTTTAGGCGACTGCATTGTGAGCACGACAGGCAGGCCAAGGAGCTTTTTCTCCTTCGGAAAACCTTGGAGGAGATGGAGCTGAGAATTGACACGCAGAAGCAAACTCTGGGGGCCCGAGATGAATCCATCAAGAAACTCCTCGAGATGTTGCAAAGCAGAG GTCCATCTGCTAAGGCTTCAGAGGAGGACCAGGAGCGCACCAGGAGACTGGCCGATGCAGAGATGCACCGCCATCACCTGGAAAGTTTATTGGATCAGCGAGACAGAGAAATAACTGCGTTAAGAGAA GAGCTGCATCGTAGATATGAAGGAACACCGGAATCCACCAAAACGAAGGCTCTACAAACAGTGATTGACATGAAG GATGCAAAGATCAACTCAATGGAACGAAGCCTCAGGGACATGGAGGAGGAGCTGCTCTTGATGAAGTCTAATGGACTTCTGAGCTGTGAGGAGCGTCAGGAGGAGATGAAGCAAATGGAGGTTTACCGCAGCCACACCAAGTTCATGAAGAGCAAG ATGGACCAGGTGAAGCAGGACCTCTCTAGGAAGGACACTGAGCTGCTCGGCCTGCAGACGAAGTTGGAGACGCTCACCAACCAGTTTTCAGACAGCAAACAGCACATTGAAGTTCTCAAGGAGTCGCTTACTGCCAAGGAACAAAGGGCTGCCATTTTACAGACGGAG GTGGATGCCTTGCGCCTGCGCTTGGAAGAGAAGGAGGCCACTCTGAATAAGAAGAGCAAGCAGATCCAAGAAGTGTCCGAAGAGAAAGGCACGCTCAGCGGAGAGATCCATGACCTAAAGGACATGCTTGAAGTGAAGGAGCGCAAAGTCAACGTTCTTCAGAAGAAG ATTGAGAACCTGCAGGAGCAGCTGAGGGACAAGGAAAAGCAAATGAGCAACCTAAAGGAGAGGGTTAAGTCTTTGCAGGCTGACACATCCAACACAGATACCGCCCTCACCACTCTGGAGGAGTCTCTTGCTGAAAAG GAACGAATCATAGAACGACTTAAGGAGCAGCGAGACAGAGATGACCGAGAGAAGACGGAGGAGCTGGAGTGCACCAAGAAAGAACTTAAAGAATTGAAGGAGAGGCTGAGCTTACTGCAAGGAGACCTGTCAGACAGAGAG ACGTCTATTTTGGACCTGAAGGAGCATGCGTCATCGCTGGCCTCCTCTGGCCTGAAAAAGGACTCCAAACTTAAAAGTCTGGAGATCGCCCTTGAGCAGAAGAGAGAGGAGTGTCTCAAACTGGATAACCACCTTAAGAGA GCTCAGAATGAAGCTCTGGAGGCTCAGGCCAACACTGAGCTGGCAGAGCGCATTAAGAGCCTGGAACAGGAAGTTGCCCGCCACAAAGAGGATTCTGGGAAAGCACAAGCCGAGGTAGACCGCCTGCTAGAGATCCTCCGGGAaatggaaaatgagaaaaatgacaaagacaagAAGATCACCGAGCTGGAGGGGTACGtctttagttgt ATGAAAGACCAGACAATGAAGGTGGCATCTCTGAAGCACAAGGAGCAGGTGGAGAAAAGCAAAAATGCCCGACTGATGGAGGAGGCCAAGAAGCGTGAGGATAACATGTCTGAGAGCTCGCTGCAG GACTCTTTGCGTCAGAAGTCGGAGCGCatcgaggagctggaggaggcctTGAGAGAGAGTGTTCAGATCACCGCGGAGCGAGAGATGGTGCTGGCCCAGGAGGAGGCTGCCAGGTCCCTGCAGGAGAAACGG AAGTACTCAGTCAATGCAATGCATGAGTCCAACCTCGCCCACTTAACGCGGTCTAAG ATGGAGGAGCTGTTAGGGGCCATGGAGAAGGTGAAGCAAGAGTTAGAATCCATGCGCGCCAAACTGTCCTCCACCCAGCAGTCTCTCTGCGAAAAGGAAGCCCACCTCACCACCCTGCGAGCCGAGCGCAGAAAGCACCTGGAGGAGGTGCTTGAGATGAA GCAGGAGGCACTGTTGGCGGCCATCAGTGAGAAGGATGCAAATATTGCCCTGCTGGAGTTGTCGTCctccaagaagaaaaagacccAGGACGAAGTGTCTTTGTTGAAACGAGAGAAAGATCGACTGGTGCAACAGCTCAAGCAGCAG ACTCAGAACCGCATGAAGTTGATGGCTGACAACTATGAGGACGAGCACCTGAAGACAGCCCCCGACCAGACAAACCACAAGCCCTCCCCAGACCAG ATGATTACCCCTGTTGTAGCCCTGTGCCAGAACCGCAGCAAGCTCAAGCTCTACATCGCCCATTTGACCGACCTCTGTTACGACCGCGACCCGAGCATCCTCAGCCAGCACACGCCGCCCGCCCACTACCACCGCAGCGAACCGGATAACTGGGAGGAGGAGCTCCTGAAGATGCCGGTGGAACAG TTGGAGAAGGAGCTGGAGCTGTGCGAAAAGGAGAGCAGTGAGCTGCAGGAGTACGCCAACTGTGTCCTGCAGCAAATCGCCGACTGCTGCCCTGACATCTTGGAGCAGGTTGTCAATGCTCTGGAGGAGTCGTGCTGA
- the LOC127598085 gene encoding ELKS/Rab6-interacting/CAST family member 1-like isoform X1, which produces MYGSARSVGRGDANHSGGRDAGGVSNQGSGRSPRLPRSPRMGHRRTNSTGGSGGGPGGAGGKTLSMENIQSLNAAYATSGPMYLSDNEVAMGEHLPKSVGGAVTTMGRQRVTYGSRSGGGGGVVAASTPNISTSVPSSTVLPVGLMTSEGLAFGDHHMASTVPYSLRQARDNTILDLQAQLKEVLRENELLRREVEVKESKLSSSMNSIKTFWSPELKKERALRKDEVSKISVWKEQYRVIQDEAQHLQMTVQALQDELRIQRDLNQLLQQDPAIQGRDLTLASELTEENFRRLHCEHDRQAKELFLLRKTLEEMELRIDTQKQTLGARDESIKKLLEMLQSRGPSAKASEEDQERTRRLADAEMHRHHLESLLDQRDREITALREELHRRYEGTPESTKTKALQTVIDMKDAKINSMERSLRDMEEELLLMKSNGLLSCEERQEEMKQMEVYRSHTKFMKSKMDQVKQDLSRKDTELLGLQTKLETLTNQFSDSKQHIEVLKESLTAKEQRAAILQTEVDALRLRLEEKEATLNKKSKQIQEVSEEKGTLSGEIHDLKDMLEVKERKVNVLQKKIENLQEQLRDKEKQMSNLKERVKSLQADTSNTDTALTTLEESLAEKERIIERLKEQRDRDDREKTEELECTKKELKELKERLSLLQGDLSDRETSILDLKEHASSLASSGLKKDSKLKSLEIALEQKREECLKLDNHLKRAQNEALEAQANTELAERIKSLEQEVARHKEDSGKAQAEVDRLLEILREMENEKNDKDKKITELEGLASRQMKDQTMKVASLKHKEQVEKSKNARLMEEAKKREDNMSESSLQVKDSLRQKSERIEELEEALRESVQITAEREMVLAQEEAARSLQEKRKYSVNAMHESNLAHLTRSKMEELLGAMEKVKQELESMRAKLSSTQQSLCEKEAHLTTLRAERRKHLEEVLEMKQEALLAAISEKDANIALLELSSSKKKKTQDEVSLLKREKDRLVQQLKQQTQNRMKLMADNYEDEHLKTAPDQTNHKPSPDQMITPVVALCQNRSKLKLYIAHLTDLCYDRDPSILSQHTPPAHYHRSEPDNWEEELLKMPVEQLEKELELCEKESSELQEYANCVLQQIADCCPDILEQVVNALEESC; this is translated from the exons ATGTATGGTAGCGCCCGCTCGGTCGGCAGAGGAGATGCCAACCACAGTGGAGGCAGGGATGCAGGCGGGGTCAGTAATCAGGGATCAGGACGCTCCCCTCGCCTCCCTCGCTCCCCCCGCATGGGCCACCGTCGCACTAACAGCACTGGGGGCAGTGGAGGAGGTCCCGGAGGTGCGGGGGGCAAGACACTTTCGATGGAGAACATCCAGTCCCTCAATGCAGCATATGCCACCTCTGGACCGATGTACCTGAGCGACAATGAGGTGGCCATGGGTGAGCACCTCCCCAAAAGTGTAGGTGGGGCCGTGACCACCATGGGACGGCAGCGGGTGACCTACGGATCGAGgagtggcggcggtggcggcgtggTGGCGGCGAGCACACCCAACATCTCCACCTCAGTGCCTTCGAGCACGGTACTGCCTGTTGGCCTGATGACAAGCGAGGGTTTGGCTTTTGGGGACCACCACATGGCATCCACGGTACCCTATTCTTTAAGGCAGGCGAGGGACAACACAATACTTGACCTTCAGGCCCAACTCAAAGAG GTTCTACGGGAAAACGAATTATTGCGGCGGGAAGTGGAAGTCAAAGAAAGCAAGTTGAGCTCATCCATGAATTCCATCAAGACATTTTGGAGTCCAGAGCTGAAAAAGGAGCGAGCGCTCCGCAAAGATGAGGTGTCAAAGATCTCTGTGTGGAAGGAACAATACCGCGTGATTCAAGACGAAGCTCAG CACCTCCAGATGACTGTGCAGGCGCTCCAGGATGAGCTAAGGATCCAGCGGGACCTTAACCAGCTGCTCCAGCAAGACCCTGCAATCCAAGGTCGGGATCTGACCCTGGCGTCAGAACTGACTGAGGAGAACTTTAGGCGACTGCATTGTGAGCACGACAGGCAGGCCAAGGAGCTTTTTCTCCTTCGGAAAACCTTGGAGGAGATGGAGCTGAGAATTGACACGCAGAAGCAAACTCTGGGGGCCCGAGATGAATCCATCAAGAAACTCCTCGAGATGTTGCAAAGCAGAG GTCCATCTGCTAAGGCTTCAGAGGAGGACCAGGAGCGCACCAGGAGACTGGCCGATGCAGAGATGCACCGCCATCACCTGGAAAGTTTATTGGATCAGCGAGACAGAGAAATAACTGCGTTAAGAGAA GAGCTGCATCGTAGATATGAAGGAACACCGGAATCCACCAAAACGAAGGCTCTACAAACAGTGATTGACATGAAG GATGCAAAGATCAACTCAATGGAACGAAGCCTCAGGGACATGGAGGAGGAGCTGCTCTTGATGAAGTCTAATGGACTTCTGAGCTGTGAGGAGCGTCAGGAGGAGATGAAGCAAATGGAGGTTTACCGCAGCCACACCAAGTTCATGAAGAGCAAG ATGGACCAGGTGAAGCAGGACCTCTCTAGGAAGGACACTGAGCTGCTCGGCCTGCAGACGAAGTTGGAGACGCTCACCAACCAGTTTTCAGACAGCAAACAGCACATTGAAGTTCTCAAGGAGTCGCTTACTGCCAAGGAACAAAGGGCTGCCATTTTACAGACGGAG GTGGATGCCTTGCGCCTGCGCTTGGAAGAGAAGGAGGCCACTCTGAATAAGAAGAGCAAGCAGATCCAAGAAGTGTCCGAAGAGAAAGGCACGCTCAGCGGAGAGATCCATGACCTAAAGGACATGCTTGAAGTGAAGGAGCGCAAAGTCAACGTTCTTCAGAAGAAG ATTGAGAACCTGCAGGAGCAGCTGAGGGACAAGGAAAAGCAAATGAGCAACCTAAAGGAGAGGGTTAAGTCTTTGCAGGCTGACACATCCAACACAGATACCGCCCTCACCACTCTGGAGGAGTCTCTTGCTGAAAAG GAACGAATCATAGAACGACTTAAGGAGCAGCGAGACAGAGATGACCGAGAGAAGACGGAGGAGCTGGAGTGCACCAAGAAAGAACTTAAAGAATTGAAGGAGAGGCTGAGCTTACTGCAAGGAGACCTGTCAGACAGAGAG ACGTCTATTTTGGACCTGAAGGAGCATGCGTCATCGCTGGCCTCCTCTGGCCTGAAAAAGGACTCCAAACTTAAAAGTCTGGAGATCGCCCTTGAGCAGAAGAGAGAGGAGTGTCTCAAACTGGATAACCACCTTAAGAGA GCTCAGAATGAAGCTCTGGAGGCTCAGGCCAACACTGAGCTGGCAGAGCGCATTAAGAGCCTGGAACAGGAAGTTGCCCGCCACAAAGAGGATTCTGGGAAAGCACAAGCCGAGGTAGACCGCCTGCTAGAGATCCTCCGGGAaatggaaaatgagaaaaatgacaaagacaagAAGATCACCGAGCTGGAGGG TTTGGCCTCCAG GCAGATGAAAGACCAGACAATGAAGGTGGCATCTCTGAAGCACAAGGAGCAGGTGGAGAAAAGCAAAAATGCCCGACTGATGGAGGAGGCCAAGAAGCGTGAGGATAACATGTCTGAGAGCTCGCTGCAGGTGAAG GACTCTTTGCGTCAGAAGTCGGAGCGCatcgaggagctggaggaggcctTGAGAGAGAGTGTTCAGATCACCGCGGAGCGAGAGATGGTGCTGGCCCAGGAGGAGGCTGCCAGGTCCCTGCAGGAGAAACGG AAGTACTCAGTCAATGCAATGCATGAGTCCAACCTCGCCCACTTAACGCGGTCTAAG ATGGAGGAGCTGTTAGGGGCCATGGAGAAGGTGAAGCAAGAGTTAGAATCCATGCGCGCCAAACTGTCCTCCACCCAGCAGTCTCTCTGCGAAAAGGAAGCCCACCTCACCACCCTGCGAGCCGAGCGCAGAAAGCACCTGGAGGAGGTGCTTGAGATGAA GCAGGAGGCACTGTTGGCGGCCATCAGTGAGAAGGATGCAAATATTGCCCTGCTGGAGTTGTCGTCctccaagaagaaaaagacccAGGACGAAGTGTCTTTGTTGAAACGAGAGAAAGATCGACTGGTGCAACAGCTCAAGCAGCAG ACTCAGAACCGCATGAAGTTGATGGCTGACAACTATGAGGACGAGCACCTGAAGACAGCCCCCGACCAGACAAACCACAAGCCCTCCCCAGACCAG ATGATTACCCCTGTTGTAGCCCTGTGCCAGAACCGCAGCAAGCTCAAGCTCTACATCGCCCATTTGACCGACCTCTGTTACGACCGCGACCCGAGCATCCTCAGCCAGCACACGCCGCCCGCCCACTACCACCGCAGCGAACCGGATAACTGGGAGGAGGAGCTCCTGAAGATGCCGGTGGAACAG TTGGAGAAGGAGCTGGAGCTGTGCGAAAAGGAGAGCAGTGAGCTGCAGGAGTACGCCAACTGTGTCCTGCAGCAAATCGCCGACTGCTGCCCTGACATCTTGGAGCAGGTTGTCAATGCTCTGGAGGAGTCGTGCTGA